In bacterium, a single genomic region encodes these proteins:
- a CDS encoding ATP-binding protein: MSLESLLTDSLLEGLFIFDAEARLVRINPSGERILGRSERTAAGKFAGEIFDSSPGISGLVKAALEEGRAVVQSGLTMPAPDGKKFNLSVSVSPLQDADGTLEGVALLIRDETLLKELDRSQRRADQLATLGILNVGMAHEIKNPLGGIKGATQLLKSEIGEGTRGSSLDEYCDVILREVDRIDSLLDGLLAAVPRGDLRHSGINIHEILNEVVTLLELSGETAGLTFERLYDPSLPHIRGDRNGLTQVFLNLLKNSVEASPPGGQIVVRTLVPVGAPLTAPSAPGNSHRGAFLEVEVEDRGPGFDPGVTEFAAPFFTTKPKGVGLGLVISEQIVQNHGGSLTLDNREGGGAVVRVFLPLNMG; encoded by the coding sequence TTGTCACTCGAATCTCTCTTAACAGACTCCCTCCTCGAGGGCCTTTTCATCTTCGACGCCGAGGCGCGCCTTGTGCGGATCAACCCTTCGGGCGAGCGCATCCTGGGCAGATCCGAGCGTACGGCAGCCGGTAAGTTTGCCGGCGAGATCTTCGACTCGTCCCCCGGGATCAGCGGCCTTGTGAAAGCGGCGCTGGAGGAGGGACGGGCCGTGGTCCAGAGCGGTCTGACCATGCCGGCGCCCGACGGCAAAAAGTTCAACCTGTCGGTGAGCGTCTCTCCCCTTCAGGACGCGGACGGCACCCTGGAAGGGGTCGCCCTCCTCATCCGCGACGAGACCCTCCTGAAAGAGCTGGACCGTTCCCAGCGCCGGGCCGACCAGCTGGCTACTCTGGGCATTCTCAACGTCGGCATGGCCCACGAGATCAAGAACCCCCTCGGGGGCATCAAGGGCGCGACCCAGCTGCTCAAGTCCGAGATCGGGGAGGGCACCCGGGGCAGCTCCCTCGACGAGTATTGCGACGTGATCCTCCGGGAGGTCGACCGCATCGACAGTCTTCTCGATGGCCTTCTCGCCGCGGTGCCCCGGGGGGACCTGCGCCACTCCGGGATCAATATCCACGAGATCCTCAACGAGGTGGTCACCCTTCTGGAGCTTTCCGGAGAAACCGCCGGGCTGACATTCGAACGCCTTTATGATCCAAGCCTTCCCCACATCCGCGGGGACAGGAACGGCCTTACCCAGGTCTTTTTGAACCTTCTGAAGAATTCCGTGGAAGCCTCCCCCCCTGGAGGGCAGATCGTCGTCCGGACCCTTGTTCCGGTGGGAGCGCCCCTGACGGCACCAAGCGCCCCGGGGAACAGCCACCGGGGGGCCTTTTTAGAGGTCGAAGTGGAGGACCGCGGGCCGGGGTTCGATCCCGGCGTGACGGAGTTTGCGGCGCCGTTCTTCACCACCAAGCCCAAGGGAGTCGGCCTCGGCCTCGTCATCAGCGAGCAGATCGTCCAGAACCACGGCGGTTCCCTGACCCTGGACAACCGGGAGGGGGGCGGGGCGGTGGTGCGCGTGTTTTTGCCGCTGAATATGGGGTAG